DNA sequence from the Myxocyprinus asiaticus isolate MX2 ecotype Aquarium Trade chromosome 3, UBuf_Myxa_2, whole genome shotgun sequence genome:
ttattctcaaatgtgaagaaaaaataataataaagaatgagtaagtgaccccaaacttttgaacggcagtgtatatatatataatttaaaaaaaaatcttagtctttctttactgtaacTAGATGGTCCAGacaaagactacaagagtgcaaattgtatgaaatcccagatgcagtttattgtgctattcCAATCTCAAtgaataataaccagaaaaaaaaagaaaaaaaaaagatttggtacataacacgggacatttaattataaacaagcccaaaatacacatgggactactattttgaaatgtctacactcccagttgtgaactcactgatggctgattcgctgaaaaatgacttgaattcaaactactaacctgagctcctgagttcaaacaaGCTCTTGTCGAGtgattcattataaagatctggatcaaaagagtcatttgttcacaaatcGGGCATCATGGCTCgtgctgtgtttgttgttgcgtgcagccagcaagctcatatcatcaacagaaagggtgaaaagcgGAACAAGACACActggcgctctaaagatgtattcaataactcacaagatatctgacgaaaccgcatatgaacgcacacatcCTGACTGTCGCCAGTGACGACTAGATTATAAATTTTCGCAATCATTTTTTtgggtcgcatttgcgaccattttagtcgcagtctggagccctgtcttagatcatgctaaaaaacaaaattttcccagCTGGTCTACCTAATGCGCAtgtgtgttctcgagttgattgaagagcgatgtctgtatttaaaaggtgacTGGTTATTTAAcaatgtaaggcgggactttccgtttctacatccgccatattgggtgttccaatttctcccatttattttaatacaagtgctccgtctctGGCTATGAGTGCTCTGATTTGGGAGTTAGGTTCACCTTCCTCTCCTGTTCCTCAGCTCGCTCCTTTTTGATCTTCTCCAGTTCAGCCAGCAGGGCGGCAGTGTCATCATCACTGTCAGAACCAGAGTCAGAGTCATCTTCATCctaacccacacaaacacacacattcagactgCAATCAAAATCATTCTACATGCAAAAATACTTAAGTGAGTGTGTGACTGCATAAGAGTGCATACATCAGTGAGGGGGTCATCAGCATCCAGGTTGGCAGCAGGAATCTGATCCAGACGTGGCCGTTTGGAAGAggaagatgaagaggaggaggatgtggTGTGTTCTAAAGGAAATAGATCATGGTTattactagagctgtcagaattaacgttaatttttcttaatcgcgattaacgcatttctcgttaatacagcataaacactggtgtggtggtccgcctggagtcattacactgatgcacacaccacagtGCCAGAGCCCTTCTTTTAATGTActaaacaagcccagatgggacttgaaacagaaatcaagtatttttcagcctatgtaaggcgcatggtgagttcaaagcggcgctggaTGCTGGTGTTGCCActctgatgcaaatcatgaatgcagcttcacaattgctgtaggaaagcggatagtcacagtctaccggcagattaatattgtggaatgATGAGAGCTTTAAAAGAttaaagagatttaatgcccattgcaatgaatattcaACCTATGTGAGGACTAGTTTTGTCAATTAGTCAAACTACCACTtaaactttgggaaacatttgatGTGACTTAAATTggtaatattttagtgcatttctatttttacattgtggaaggctttgtttggaaaatgttaataaagcaatatatttctacatactgttttatgatggaaataaataaatttagtcaagaaaataagtatatatagtgccaaatttcagcactttcaaaatctgcgattaatcgcaattaactacaaacaactatgtgatttatcgcgattacaattttaaatcgGCTATAACACATCTGATTTTTATAACATAAACTTTGACCCAACAAAATTCATACATTAAACACACATATTCTCTCTCACCTCTTGCTCCTCTGTCTCTGCTCTTAACAGCaactctctccctctcctccagCTCACGTCTGAAGTCACGAGCTCTAACCTCCTCTGGAACATCCTGAGTGGGCTGCCTGAGGGGGAGACATGCGCATCAATATCCACAAAAAtgccatacatttacatttaatcgcttggcagacgcttttatccaaagagacttacaaaagaggaacttTACAAACAATTTATCATACAAGAGCCAACAATATTTGCAGTTTCAATGCCATGGTTCAAGAGGAAGCTTCAGTAATTCAGAAAACTAGAGTagaagtaaaaatgcagaaaaggagaaaaaaggagatttgtgccaagcactgacaatgacttcagatcgttcgcattcttgcactaaaaaagtcTAGACACAGCGAAACAAAATTCAGCATTCCTGCACGaaacgctgaataaacaaaacaaagaaaaacaaagacgttcatctaacatgcgtttacatagaaaaaccaataagcatttctcagattaagcaatgagtttttttaaatgctttgttaggaaagttcaacttggaaatgtgcaTCTCGAGATCCATTCTGTTgagttccgtctgtttgaacagcctcaggcctgggctcatagtctgagccgcttcaccaccgagttcagccgaatacaactgctatctgtgaatattgctattCTACATACAACttgaatgaataaaaaacaatgtagtatttcgctgttattatgaagtttgagtcgggggtagtatactgtggcatcagtaagtgtaacaccacaactgtctattgaagcgttcccccccattatttttcttttgacttaacatttgaaaatatggaccgactaaaactttttaattatttattttatgcacattagttgaaaatggaatactcttttttttttaacagccaggaatgttatttgcagtaatataactgctgtatggtttatgtatttaatgcaccctcttgtggactaaggaaacaacatcaatttaaaaaaataaaacaaaaatcaaatatcatttgaattgtgaaaatatttaaggtaaaaatttgaaCCTAGTTTATCTGCCCAGTTGAAAGCCCAACTCCCAACAGTTCTTAACATGTCAAGGGTCAGTGTCAGAAGTTAACTTTGGGGTCATTGATGAATAAGGTTGTTTaaggtgataaaaattagaaatatttaaaaagtgtAGATTAAAACACGTGAAGTtcgttgaaatgtaatctgtgtgTCCAATATGGTTTCataaattttaagaaatgtgtaGCATTctctacaaaaattaatttaatgattataaaaatgtcatgtggtgtaaccatgaaATGAAAGGTACTGAAGTACttttcttgcaccttgaatacatgagtgtaaACAACTTAATGGTTAATTTCAAAAaacgttttcaaacatttttaaaaggtaattttttttttttttttacaaaaattatgAATTCTTTaaatcaagaagttttctcagggttacaccacatgacttcaCACTCTGTGTTGTGTCTAAAggggtcttctctgttttatgtcAACATAAATAGTAAAAGTTtgttggacaaaagtttttcaaatattaatcacattttaaaatgcGTTTATTCCACTGCTTATATTTGTTAAGAAATAAGATTATTTTGCACTACTCACACCAAcaaaatttcagcttttaaaaagaatgttttttttttttgttttttttttactgtctctggatggttactccacataaaatgtttaccttaataaaattaactctgactttgaactcagaaattgaaaatatgtttgtcatagaagaggtgtattcaagtaattgttttgtgtgaactgcaaattttttatgtatttgtaattatttaataaatctggacaaaaaaataaaataaattagcgTCACGTCATTGAACATTTACACTAAGGGGTATTATTTTCCCTCtggattttcaggggcatttgtttacatttatgaggcattttttcatgtcattttgtgtcatcCGTTTATgccaaatacttcaatttaatcaattcattaacaCATTTTCTCAAGATTAAGAATATATTACATCTTACCCTGAAAATGTGAtgatgacaatatatatatatatatatatataactaaaacAATCATAGAATATTGAAATCTTTATCAGACGTTACATATAAAGTACAGGATAATAGATTGCAGAGGCATTTTTTGCCCTAAATTTTGAATTTTGGGTGCATTTTGGTCACTTTCGGTGGCATATTTGCACCAAACcaccttaatttctgaccctgcacaGATCAATGTTAAAACAAAGGAGAACAAAAGAATCTTAGCTAAATAGATCAGGAATCAGATCTAagaaagtttttttctctctctgagaAAAGAACCAAATTCTGAAATGAGTGCATCTCTGTACAGAACAGAAAATGTTCACCTGTATTTGATCTTGGTGTGTCCAGGCAGGTCTCTGCTGGAATACTGTTTGGACAAAGCACTGAGATCTCCCTCTCCTTTACCTCGCCCTCCTCGAGCGGGCTCAAACGTTGGCCTTGCCGCTGTGGTCATCTTCAACTACCTGAAACAATCACAATCACTTCGATCACAACTGTGACACTTTCTTCCATTCTGCCTGCCTTAGTGAGAACTCTTCATTCGCTGCAAATTAATTATTGCAAACACACAGGTAACCAGCATCTCACTCAGATACACGGACTacttttgtttttatactgagaaCATTTTCGTGCCCACACTGTGGGTGATTTCAGCTTTAACTATCCATGTAGGGACATTTATACGCCACAATGTCAAAACATGACCACAATAATACAATATCACTATTGTCTCACGGTGTTCGAGACTCAGCATGGGCTCTGTGACCAAAAACATGACATATTTTTTAGCTCAAATCCAAATCTCGCTTCATGCCGTTTTCTACCATTTTAGGATGTTTTGAGTGTTATGTAATTTTACACTCACTTAAGACAGGACGATCTAAATCTTCCTAGCTTAGCAACCACACAAGTTAAACACACAGAACCTAAACAACTAAAGAAATGAAGAGAGTTTTATAGATGTATAATCGAAATTTCGCTGTTGTTGCTAATCGTTGAAATCCCATCAGCCACCTTGAGAAGGTTACGGTAGCCGTAGCGGGACAAAAAGAATGTAGAGGCGAAAGCGAACCAAATTGTGCGAGGactacttcttcttcttcttctttggtgTTTATTGGCGGTTGGTAAACCAGCTTAAAGCTGCATTACCGCCATTGACTGGACTGGAGTGTGGTACAGGATTatgcaggagaaaaaaaaaactatattatttTAACTAATTCAGTTTCTTTTATAAACTTAATAATGTCATCATATATCTTGCCAGCTGTTTTCCCTAAGAGACCTGATAAAGAAATATCATGATGTTTTGCCTTCCTTAGCGATTGAAGAAGGTGATATCTCTCAGTATTGTATTTCCTACAATGAAATAGTACATGATCGTCTGTTTCTGGTTGGCTACAGtatgtgcattttattttaaacaatgtatTATTAAGTCCAGTATGACCTATTCTCAGACAAGTGATGATATTTCCTTTCCTTCGATTCCTGCCCTCCATCCTCCCAGCAACAACATGATTTTGTATATTATATAAATGTCTTCCGGTTTCATTGCCATCCCAATACTTCTGCCATACTGATTGTACATATGTCCTAATGTGTACCTTAGCATCAGCTTTGCTTAATGGGACTTGTAGATCTACTTGTTTAATTCTTAGAGTttgtttggccagaatatccacCTGCCCATTTCCCTCCACACCAACATGAGCAGGAACCCAAAGGAAGCATGTATATATCCCCTTAACTTTTATATTATACATCATAAAGAATATCTCATTGATAATATCCATCCTAAATGATGACCTGCCAGATCTTATGCTTGCAAGTGCTGAGTAGCTATCAGATGCAATGACGGTGTTATTTATTTCCTTCTCCTCTATCCACTGAAGGCCCAATAATATTGCCAATAGCTCTGTGGCATATACTGACAAATGGTCAGTTACCCTTTTCTTAATATAAGACACACTCATTGGGATGTATACTGCTGCACCTGCACACCCTGTATCAGGATCTTTGGAGCCATCTGTGAATAAAAACACTGATTCTGAAAAATGCATCTCAAAATAATTCTGGACTATATATCATAATGGAAGTTGTTTAGATTTGTTCTTCAATTCCTGCTGTATATTGAGATCAACAATTGGCGAGGGGAATAACCAGGGAGGAATGGAAGAAATTGAGACTGTGTGGCTGTGCTGTAACTGGTGTATCCCTAAGTTTCCTGCCTTCACATCAACTATCCACCCAAAACTTGTAAAATTTGTCTCATTATGTTCCTAGCAGTCtttcaaaacacttttgaaaggATGTGTATCACCTTGTACCTGGAGATTAACCCAGTATGCCAACATTAACTTCACTCTTCTGATCCTTAAAGGCATTTCTCCCATTTCCACCTGCATCGCTGATACTGGAGATGTGTGCAAGGACCTTGAACATGACTACCCTCATATAAACATGGTCCGCACATTCATCATAATTAATGACaaaaattagtaatttgtagcaAGATGTGTAAATAGATAATTCAGCAGTTTTCAAATTTTTCAATGCTAaggacccccttcctaaaataaaaagccattacataaagattACATGCTacctaaattaaataaatggctTTCATATTCCCATTGTATTAGAccaaaatgtatgattaaaatgttATCTGTActtccaaaaatatttatttagtgttaacaattttttttattatcatcatcTTATTTTCACTATTACTGTTTTTATGTAAACCTGAGAAGAAAAATGTTCAATTAAATTTCACAATTAATATTTTTCCAAAGCTTTACTGAGAATATGGCCTTACAACCCCCAGTGAGCAAAACCATCTAAAAACCTTtaaaactatggctgtcaatagaataaCATATTCATGATAAATCTCATGATTTCCAACCAGTCCTTataaagcagaatgaaacagtaataatgttaaattcattaatatatatatttcttttacactatttttattttacatggaccCCCTAAAACCCCCTTGCAGTccccagaccccagtttgaaaacccctgaattAATAGATATTATGGAAACAACAACccctattatatttttatattaaactatTATCTTCTGTAATCTTATTTTAGGGTATCATGCAATTTTGGCTCCACTAGCATaaacaaacggaattgcaaaaagaatTCCTGAAAACTCCCATATTCAATTGGTTGtatacttttaggtgaaatcaaccaacTTACTTAACTCTGCAAATTAGtctgaaatataaaaaataattttaacatcaaaaatattaaataacgtaataaatacaaaacagcaaaattACACTCCAGTGACAAAAGACATGACACTCTTTCCACCATTCATAAAATGAaccataaatacaaattcaaactcaAAAAGACACACTCTGAGGTTTTTACTAGCTTTAATATTCCTGAAACAACTGTGTTGCAGAAAAAAAAGGTACAAAAGTGTCTGACAGTAAAAAAGATAAGAATGCACAGGAGGAAGGAGAGACAGATAAGAAAGCCTCACTCACTAAAACAGCAGCATCTCAAACTGGCCTGCAGAATCCATCTCTGAAATATCActaatataaagccaaacataagAGTAATCAGTTAATATACAAAAACCACACAGATGACCAGGCAGCAAGACATGAATACAGTCTTTCcatgagtgagtgagagaaagagagaaaaggaggAAGAGATAAAGAGACAAACTGAGCATCTATAAAAATTGTTTTCCATATATCCGACTCGTGTtcaattcattttattttcaaacgTTTGCCGAGGGCTCTTCCGCTTgcgttcaagttttgaaaagttctaaaacattttgcatttgaGATCTGAGGCTGGGTTCAGCTCCTGAAATGGCTCCATACAGCTATGTATCTTCTGTAAATGTGTGATTACTAAAACTGCTGAAAACAGCCAAAGAAGTccataaaactaaaacaaaaaatacaaataataattggAGATATTTGCATATGTGACATCATCAGAAgaataaaacacagaaaaactgtGAGACTGGAGGGTGAAGCTTCCTCACAGTAATGAAACATTGGGGCAAGGGGTCATGTGATGGCATGAGGTCATTGCTATGGTAACAGCAGTGAGCTACTGCTGCGGTCAAACTTCTTGCCTTTCGAGAGTGCAGCAACCTGTTTCATCAGCTCTCTGTTCTTTGCCTGAAAGACAGACACACATTGCACATTATGCAGGTGTTTGTGTGAATATTATAGAATTCTCAAActgctaaataaaaaaacatgatatcaTTCTAAATTTGAAACACTAAAAGACACATTTAAGATTTCCAATGTAATTGTATAATGACAATATTGTTAATTTGTTATTGAAAGTATGGCTGCAAGTTATAGGATAGCtgaacttaaagctgaagtatgtaactttttcaataCTTCTATCcgagcttaatatgcagagacaactatgagtaaccattcataggttaattttctggaaaactgtaaacactgtctctgtggtgctatagaaattcctgtttgttttgagtgacccacttagaccccacccaacaacattactcaaccagtggtgtgagttgggggtcgGACTATTTGAAAGTTTGAACAACGGTGGATGAGGGGTGTATTTGGAAAGCGGTTTTGAAAACACTTTTTTCCCCTTAAGTGTCAGAGTTaagaacttcagctttaaatttagAACTAAGTTTCAAGTATGGTGATTTAATTAAGACATTTCTGGTTACGTCACGTGTCTGAATGTATGGTGTATTGTTTGACCTGTTGTTGCTCCATGGCCTCTTTATGCGCTTTCTCCATGTTGTTCATCTTTACCCGCATATTTGACTCCTGATACTGAAAATCTGCCTTCAACTCCGTTAACTGCACGTAATAAACACAAATGACAAACTCTTTGCAAAATATTCACAGAATAGAAAtcatttaacagcatttattagttGCAAGTATGCTGGTTTTGTCTATGGCACTGGACCAGTTTCCTTCCACCATCCATTTCCAAAGGAAATTTTACTCTCATGAAAAGCAATTAACCATTAAGCAGACACTCAAACCTAATAGAATGCAAAATTTCCAAGTGTAAATAACATTCTACAGAGCACAGTAGAATAGCAGCATAGTTGCTACTTTGTGTAATGAATTTAAACATTACATAGAACATTACAAAAGGATtacatttttcttaagaaaattgtGAATATGAAGGGTTGATAAAGCAACAAGGTTTAACAGACAATAGACACTTTATAAAGGACCAAAAAGAACATGAGAACACTAGAATAggacatttaaatattaaaacgTAAAATGCAAACCCTAAACCACTTCAATTAAACGCTCTAATCTTTACTTAACCTCTAGTAACAGCTCAAATGTCTGACCACATGATTATCACCTCAAGCAACTAACTGGACTGTGATGTGGGAGGATGATCACAGACTGCAGGATGGAGCTCAGAAAGAATTCTATTGATTAACATACATTGCACATGTTGGATGAGATAACCATCTGCTGTCTTTTTTTATAGCTATGTACTTCATAAAAATGTGAGAAGGCCTAGAAGTGGTTTCCTACAAGCTTACATGTGGCTCACGCAGGCCCACACTGCACTAACAGACTAAACACTGGCTGATAAGTCTTTGGAGTTTATTGGCCAGGTGGTAAGTTTGcaattgattcagtcatattcaaGCAGGTAAAATTAAAgatcatttaatatattttactgtagatttgaaaaatcTGCATATATCTTACTAGCTATTTCAACGGAAACATTGAGTCAGATGATGTTCTGCCCATGTGAATGCTGAAACAGTAAGATCGGGAAGTCTGCTCTACTTAACCAAGCTCTAGCACAGGAGGTGATCTCAAAAGTTACCTTCCTGTCCTTCTCCAAGATGGTCTGGTCTCTCTGTTGGAGCATTCGCTTTAGTGACATCACTTCCTCTTTCAGCTGGCTAATCAAGATGAAGTTATCCGTGCCTCCCGAATCCATTGACTGAGTGATTGAACTACTAgagggaagagaaaaagaaacatGGTTGGCGATGACTGAAAAAAGACAGAGACCGCAAGATAGAGACAATTACAGTGAGATGTAATTACCTGTCTCCATTAGATGGCTTTGTCTCTAGTTTAGGTTTTTTCTTTGGCGTTTCCTTTTGAATGCTGCATGAGAGAAGCAAAATAATGTCAATCCATCATCACAACCTCACAGCATTCACAGAGACACTGACCaaaatcttaaaggggtcatgatacgAGGAATCAAGTTTTCCTTAATCTTTTGATATATATATCAAAAGATTATATATGAGGGCATcgtactttaaaaacatactgtaagtttcagaactcaaaacttcctcctcattgcaaaaagagcatttgttaaaaccaagctgccaaaatgactcgttctctacttcctccacattgtgatgttacactgtggtagacatttgcatctgaccacctccacaacaacacatcaactagggctgggcgatatggccaaaaatattatcacaatattctttttcatatcattCGATATCTATATTTATtatgatatacattcacatttgcacatcctaaacagtcaaaa
Encoded proteins:
- the LOC127427316 gene encoding protein CWC15 homolog; translated protein: MTTAARPTFEPARGGRGKGEGDLSALSKQYSSRDLPGHTKIKYRQPTQDVPEEVRARDFRRELEERERVAVKSRDRGAREHTTSSSSSSSSSKRPRLDQIPAANLDADDPLTDDEDDSDSGSDSDDDTAALLAELEKIKKERAEEQERKEREQKAEEERIRMENILSGNPLLNLAGQQQQTQTPNTFIVKRRWDDDVVFKNCAKGVDESRKEKRFINDTLRSEFHKKFMEKYVK